In the Sphingobium sp. EM0848 genome, one interval contains:
- a CDS encoding TonB-dependent receptor, translated as MKVKIVHRDKRGKRSAVGFCRSGLLTCAAWALATVPVAAPIVRAQEARQNFDIAAGSLDQALQRYMALTGRQLLYRSQLVEGRRAHAVMGSMDADKALRKLIGGYPIAVSHQGRNVYILSPQASPPPRASTQTPARTQRAPQLVAPRPKPVRAPDMAASEVTVTVTGTNIRSAAPPSSPVINMTATDIARSGAGTVAEALALLPQNFGGMANEDTSLTGSDRVSINPGLGSSINLRGLGSDATLTLVNGRRAAGAGGKGDFTDLSSIPAVAVERVEVLADGASALYGSDAIGGVVNILLRKDFEGAESRMRLGTVTRGGSEDIIAGQVVGARWSTGHILAAYEYQHRGRLPGSARKYTRSADLRPLGGHDYRQYFSVPGTIVVLDPVTRTYVPAYAIPDGQDGTDLAPGDFIPGASLSSPRAHVDLLSKQDRHSLFVSGEQELTDGLTFYVEGRYSDRKFDAKSQPSLTIMSVTRSNPWFVSPTGGSSVAIAYDFGRDIGPIVSSGRVRSHSVTAGVRAELGGDWQVDAYLSHARQVDRQLSDHLLNSTALNEALGLTADNPATPFSAARDGYFNPFGDGSSNSSVITDFIGSGFIRQHYRSELLNGSLIADGTIFDLPGGPVKLAFGTQAREEDFSRSIQTFASGVTPPAPVAAKANRTIVAVFGELAVPLVGPENARPGVQRLDLLLAVRHERYSDFGSTTNPKIGLVWEPADGLQLRGSWGTSFRAPALPEIFDPFRVSYTQLPTTGGGNLPVLSLRGGNRDLEPEKAKSLSLGFKVQPKAAPGFGFEANYFQTRFSNRIGQPVTENILQALTNPIYAPYVTLIDPAHNAADLARVRALLAVPGSSVPTTFAPESFRAIIDGRYVNSARVDVRGVDLLVRQSLTLGSNRLNLSINSTILIDYKDQLTPASPMIERVGTLGNPVDFRARGTLDWARGDVGATLSVNHVGSYTDNISVPARPISSWTGIDLQLRYEPRATEGWRKGLSLALTAQNLFDRDPPFVDRNLGFAYDPANADVLGRFLSMQIKKRW; from the coding sequence ATGAAAGTCAAGATCGTCCATCGAGATAAGCGAGGGAAGCGTAGCGCGGTCGGATTCTGCCGCAGTGGACTGCTGACCTGCGCGGCCTGGGCGCTGGCAACCGTTCCCGTCGCTGCGCCTATCGTGCGCGCGCAGGAAGCCCGGCAAAATTTCGACATCGCGGCCGGATCGCTCGACCAGGCTCTGCAGCGTTATATGGCGCTGACGGGACGGCAGCTGCTTTATCGCAGCCAGTTGGTCGAAGGGCGCCGCGCGCATGCGGTCATGGGATCGATGGATGCTGACAAGGCACTGCGCAAGCTGATTGGCGGCTATCCCATTGCGGTCAGCCATCAGGGGCGCAATGTCTATATACTCTCGCCGCAGGCTTCGCCGCCACCCCGTGCCTCGACGCAAACCCCGGCTCGCACCCAGCGCGCGCCGCAGTTGGTCGCACCGCGACCAAAGCCGGTCCGGGCACCGGACATGGCGGCGTCGGAGGTCACCGTCACCGTCACCGGCACCAATATCCGCTCGGCAGCCCCGCCATCCTCTCCGGTGATCAACATGACGGCGACAGACATCGCGCGATCGGGGGCCGGCACGGTCGCTGAGGCTTTGGCGCTGCTACCGCAGAATTTCGGGGGCATGGCCAATGAGGACACCAGTCTCACCGGCTCGGACCGGGTGAGTATCAATCCGGGCCTGGGCTCCAGCATCAATCTGCGCGGCCTCGGCTCCGACGCCACACTGACGCTCGTCAACGGCCGCCGCGCGGCGGGCGCGGGCGGCAAAGGGGACTTCACTGATCTCTCAAGCATCCCGGCGGTCGCGGTCGAGCGGGTCGAGGTGCTGGCTGACGGCGCCTCCGCGCTCTACGGTTCGGATGCGATCGGCGGCGTGGTGAACATCCTGCTCCGCAAGGACTTCGAAGGAGCGGAAAGCCGGATGCGGCTGGGAACGGTGACGCGTGGCGGCAGCGAGGACATTATTGCAGGCCAGGTCGTGGGCGCGCGCTGGTCGACCGGCCATATCCTCGCTGCTTATGAATATCAGCATCGCGGCCGCTTGCCCGGCTCCGCGCGCAAATATACGCGCTCGGCGGACCTGCGGCCGCTGGGCGGGCATGATTATCGCCAATATTTCTCGGTGCCGGGCACGATCGTCGTGCTGGACCCGGTCACCCGCACCTATGTCCCGGCCTATGCGATTCCCGATGGGCAGGACGGGACGGACCTTGCTCCCGGCGACTTCATCCCCGGAGCAAGCCTCTCCAGCCCGCGGGCCCATGTCGATCTGCTCTCGAAGCAGGACCGACACAGCCTGTTCGTGAGTGGTGAGCAGGAGCTGACCGATGGCCTGACCTTCTATGTCGAGGGCCGCTATTCGGATCGCAAGTTCGATGCGAAATCGCAGCCTTCGCTCACGATCATGAGCGTGACCCGCTCCAATCCGTGGTTTGTCTCGCCCACTGGCGGTTCGTCGGTTGCGATTGCTTATGATTTCGGTCGGGACATTGGCCCGATCGTCAGCAGCGGACGGGTGCGCAGCCACTCGGTGACCGCCGGGGTCCGAGCGGAGCTGGGCGGTGACTGGCAAGTCGACGCCTATCTGTCTCATGCCCGGCAGGTCGACCGCCAGTTGAGCGACCATCTGCTCAACAGCACCGCGCTCAACGAAGCGCTGGGCCTCACCGCTGATAATCCGGCAACGCCTTTCAGTGCGGCACGGGATGGCTATTTCAATCCCTTTGGCGACGGCAGCAGCAATAGCTCCGTCATCACGGACTTCATCGGCAGCGGCTTCATTCGCCAGCACTACCGCAGCGAATTGCTGAACGGGAGTTTGATCGCTGACGGCACGATCTTCGATCTGCCAGGCGGCCCGGTGAAGCTCGCCTTCGGGACGCAGGCACGGGAGGAGGATTTCAGCCGCTCGATCCAGACCTTTGCCTCTGGCGTGACCCCGCCTGCGCCGGTCGCGGCCAAGGCCAACCGGACGATCGTGGCGGTCTTCGGCGAACTGGCCGTGCCGCTGGTCGGTCCAGAGAATGCGCGCCCCGGCGTTCAGCGCCTCGACCTGTTGCTGGCGGTTCGCCATGAGCGCTATTCCGATTTCGGCTCGACCACCAATCCCAAGATCGGGCTGGTGTGGGAGCCGGCCGACGGCCTGCAATTGCGGGGAAGCTGGGGCACCTCCTTCCGCGCTCCCGCTCTTCCGGAAATCTTCGATCCCTTCCGCGTCTCCTATACCCAGCTCCCGACGACTGGCGGCGGCAATCTGCCCGTCCTTTCGCTTCGGGGCGGTAATCGCGATCTGGAACCGGAAAAGGCGAAGTCGCTGTCCCTGGGCTTCAAGGTTCAACCCAAGGCTGCGCCAGGCTTTGGCTTTGAGGCCAATTATTTCCAGACCCGCTTTTCCAACCGGATTGGCCAGCCGGTCACCGAGAATATCCTGCAAGCGCTCACCAATCCGATCTACGCGCCCTATGTGACGCTAATTGATCCTGCACATAATGCCGCCGATCTGGCGCGCGTCCGGGCGCTGCTGGCCGTGCCGGGGTCGAGCGTGCCGACGACATTCGCGCCTGAATCCTTCCGTGCGATCATCGATGGGCGTTATGTCAATTCCGCGCGGGTCGATGTGCGGGGCGTCGATCTGCTGGTGCGCCAAAGTCTCACCCTTGGTTCGAACCGGCTGAACCTGTCGATCAACAGCACGATCCTCATCGACTATAAGGATCAATTGACGCCTGCCTCGCCCATGATCGAACGGGTGGGCACGCTCGGCAATCCGGTCGACTTCCGTGCGCGAGGCACCCTGGACTGGGCGCGCGGCGATGTCGGCGCCACGCTCTCGGTCAACCATGTCGGGTCCTATACCGACAATATCAGCGTGCCGGCGCGGCCAATCTCCTCATGGACGGGGATCGACCTGCAATTGCGCTACGAGCCGCGAGCGACAGAGGGTTGGCGCAAGGGCCTCAGCCTCGCGCTCACCGCGCAGAATCTCTTCGACCGCGACCCGCCCTTTGTCGATCGCAATCTTGGCTTTGCCTATGATCCGGCCAACGCCGACGTGCTTGGCCGCTTCCTGTCGATGCAGATAAAAAAGCGATGGTAG
- a CDS encoding FecR domain-containing protein, whose product MTMGREEEEKIEAEAAHWVARFNSPVADTSEIHEFFAWKKDPRHAAAYERIDQHWRSAQALGKDPDIATLVGETLEQSASRTRSRRPLLWLAGGVIAGALALGAFFLWPLSVHYETGIGEQRLVRLEDGSTLHLDSASAVDVRFTDGHRRLTLISGRALFDVAHDKSRPFDVDAGAATVRALGTRFEIDRQQFDARILLIEGKVRVDSTDCSTDACSDHLLPGDMMMAGQGGLGPKERGNIQAVTSWTSGRLLFEGRALADAVDEVNRYCEAPIILEAPEFAEEHVNGGFAVGDRDAFIRAVIALYPLRAQPEPNGAIRLVLDPARS is encoded by the coding sequence ATGACGATGGGCAGGGAAGAGGAAGAAAAGATAGAGGCGGAGGCGGCCCATTGGGTTGCGCGCTTCAATTCGCCCGTAGCGGACACGAGCGAGATCCACGAGTTCTTCGCCTGGAAGAAAGACCCGCGCCATGCGGCCGCGTATGAGCGGATCGACCAGCATTGGCGCTCAGCGCAGGCGCTGGGAAAAGATCCCGATATCGCCACACTTGTCGGGGAAACCCTGGAGCAATCGGCCTCGCGTACACGTAGCAGGCGGCCGCTATTGTGGTTGGCAGGCGGGGTCATTGCCGGGGCACTCGCGCTGGGCGCCTTCTTCCTCTGGCCACTTTCAGTCCATTATGAAACCGGCATCGGTGAGCAGCGGCTTGTGCGGCTGGAAGATGGGTCGACCCTTCATCTCGATAGCGCGAGCGCCGTCGACGTCCGTTTTACTGATGGCCACCGTCGGCTGACCCTGATCAGTGGCCGCGCGCTGTTCGATGTCGCGCATGACAAGAGCCGCCCGTTCGATGTCGATGCGGGCGCGGCAACGGTGCGCGCGCTCGGCACACGCTTCGAAATCGATCGCCAACAGTTCGACGCCAGGATTCTGCTGATTGAAGGCAAGGTGCGGGTGGATTCCACCGATTGCTCCACGGACGCATGCAGCGACCATTTGCTGCCCGGTGACATGATGATGGCGGGACAGGGCGGGCTTGGTCCCAAGGAGCGCGGGAACATCCAGGCGGTCACATCCTGGACAAGCGGTCGGCTTCTCTTTGAAGGCCGTGCGCTCGCCGACGCTGTGGACGAGGTCAATCGCTATTGTGAGGCGCCGATCATCCTGGAAGCGCCGGAATTTGCTGAAGAGCATGTGAATGGTGGATTTGCGGTGGGCGATCGCGATGCCTTCATCCGTGCGGTGATCGCGCTTTATCCCCTGCGCGCCCAGCCTGAACCCAATGGTGCGATCCGTCTGGTGCTTGACCCCGCGCGCTCCTGA
- a CDS encoding RNA polymerase sigma factor encodes MTGERGKGPWLSGDRRQDGMIERLYRSHAGWLLGRLQRRFAGMGLEAEDLVQDTYMRVARYSEEATQLHPRALLLRIGVNLARDQMRRNKIRPAPVAANDPDPSWDIPVCADQEYLLDLKQAILSLPQDLRSVFLLSRFTPMTNADIAKRLGISVKTVEWRMCKALAHCAQWLSD; translated from the coding sequence ATGACCGGCGAACGAGGAAAAGGGCCGTGGCTGTCAGGGGACAGGCGGCAAGATGGGATGATCGAGCGGCTTTACCGCAGTCATGCCGGTTGGCTGCTGGGAAGACTGCAACGCCGGTTTGCGGGCATGGGCCTGGAAGCGGAGGATCTGGTGCAGGACACCTATATGCGGGTCGCACGCTACAGCGAGGAAGCGACGCAGCTCCATCCCCGCGCGCTGCTTTTGCGCATCGGCGTCAATCTCGCCCGCGACCAGATGCGACGGAACAAGATCCGCCCGGCGCCGGTGGCGGCCAATGATCCCGATCCGTCCTGGGACATTCCGGTCTGCGCCGACCAAGAATATCTGCTGGACCTCAAACAGGCTATCCTCTCCTTGCCGCAGGACCTGCGCAGCGTCTTTCTTTTGTCGCGGTTCACGCCCATGACGAATGCGGATATTGCAAAACGGCTCGGGATCTCGGTCAAGACCGTGGAATGGCGGATGTGCAAGGCACTGGCACATTGTGCGCAATGGCTTTCTGACTGA
- a CDS encoding HEPN domain-containing protein yields the protein MKTSLDHLPPRKRAELEEVVRILFEEFEDALAGRNAPHRKAGKILKVILFGSYARGDWVEDPVGGYFSDYDILVVVNHEELTDAVEYWTQAEDHLMRAQTIVKTIDTPVNPIYHSLTDINAQLKKGRPFFVDIVREGIALYEAPDNPFKQPIKLPPEEAREEAQKSFDKWFPAAESRFDGAKYHISKGHLNDAAFDLHQTAERLYHCVLLVLTLYSQKSHKLNFLRSQCEGQDARLIAAWPRDTRFAQRCFELLRSAYVNARYSDHYKISVEELDWLCERVSHLQSLVKEICEERLAD from the coding sequence ATGAAGACCTCTCTTGATCATCTGCCTCCCCGCAAGCGTGCCGAACTGGAAGAGGTAGTCCGCATTCTCTTTGAGGAGTTCGAGGACGCACTGGCCGGGCGCAATGCGCCGCACCGAAAAGCGGGTAAGATATTGAAGGTGATCCTATTTGGCTCATACGCGCGCGGCGACTGGGTCGAGGATCCGGTTGGCGGCTATTTCTCGGACTATGACATCCTGGTGGTCGTGAACCACGAGGAACTGACCGATGCTGTGGAATATTGGACGCAGGCCGAAGATCATCTGATGCGGGCGCAGACGATCGTCAAAACGATCGACACCCCCGTCAACCCCATCTACCACAGCCTCACCGACATCAATGCGCAGCTCAAGAAGGGCCGGCCATTCTTCGTCGACATCGTTCGCGAGGGCATTGCGCTCTACGAAGCGCCAGATAATCCCTTCAAACAACCAATCAAGCTCCCGCCAGAAGAGGCACGAGAGGAAGCGCAAAAATCCTTCGACAAATGGTTTCCAGCCGCAGAGAGCCGGTTTGATGGCGCAAAATATCATATTTCGAAAGGCCATCTGAACGATGCTGCGTTCGACCTTCATCAAACTGCAGAACGGCTATATCATTGCGTTCTGTTAGTTCTAACACTGTATTCCCAAAAATCTCATAAGCTAAATTTCTTACGTTCTCAGTGTGAGGGACAGGACGCGCGGCTGATTGCCGCCTGGCCGCGCGATACCCGCTTCGCTCAGCGCTGTTTCGAACTGCTCCGCAGCGCCTATGTCAATGCGCGTTATTCCGATCATTACAAGATCAGCGTGGAAGAACTGGATTGGCTCTGCGAGCGCGTTAGCCATCTCCAGTCACTGGTGAAGGAAATCTGCGAGGAACGGCTCGCAGACTGA
- a CDS encoding M13 family metallopeptidase has product MVLNKRRVTMVALPFALSAAAPGPMQAQGVSNRPAYGAFGFDGEGMDPQARPGDDFYLYANGHWAATTDVPADRSSYGAFAILEDLSRERTRAILEAAAKDSSTKIGAAYASFMASSAVEEKGMTPIQPWLMEIAAIKNRESYARVAAQASRAGVAGPFRIYISQDDKDPDRYILKLSQGGLGLPDRDYYLDPSEKMAAIRTAYVRYLEKMLTLAGQTHARGRAEALLGLETEIARTHWSRVDSRDVEKIYNKMTLVELIKTAPGFNFRAFFAANKIDATALIVAQPSVIVGEAAVIGNAQLDVLKDALLVRSLHALADVLPDRIGAEDFAFYGTVLTGAPTRPERWKRGFDFMKGALGEEVGKTYVAQYFPPQTKSAMDQLVKNVIAAMGRRIDRLKWMSEPAKLRAQAKLTAFTAKIGYPDRWRDYTGLLIKPDDLFGNAVRANQFAFDYNVGKLGKPIYRWEWGMTPMEINAYASFSKVEIVFPAAILQPPFFDPHADPAINYGGIGAVIGHELSHHFDDQGAKYDESGKLAQWWTEADVAAFRKLSQQLVRQYDDYEPFPGSHVKGALTLGENIGDLAGLAVALDAYHTSLGGKPAPVINGTTGDQRFFLGWAQVWRMKYREAIARQRLVTDPHSPAQYRAATVRNFDAWYAAFQAKPTDRLYLPPEDRVRIW; this is encoded by the coding sequence ATGGTACTGAACAAACGTCGCGTGACGATGGTCGCGCTTCCATTTGCACTTTCGGCAGCGGCGCCTGGGCCGATGCAGGCACAGGGAGTTTCAAACAGACCGGCCTATGGTGCGTTCGGCTTCGACGGCGAGGGCATGGACCCACAAGCACGGCCGGGAGATGATTTCTACCTCTATGCGAACGGACATTGGGCGGCGACCACAGACGTTCCTGCCGATCGATCCAGCTACGGGGCGTTCGCGATACTGGAAGATCTGTCGCGGGAGCGAACCCGCGCCATTCTGGAAGCCGCCGCGAAAGATTCATCAACCAAGATCGGCGCTGCGTACGCAAGTTTCATGGCCAGCTCTGCCGTCGAAGAAAAGGGGATGACGCCGATCCAGCCCTGGCTCATGGAAATCGCGGCGATCAAAAACAGGGAGAGCTATGCTAGGGTCGCCGCTCAGGCAAGCCGCGCCGGAGTTGCCGGACCTTTCCGCATCTACATCAGCCAGGATGACAAGGACCCCGATCGCTATATCCTGAAATTAAGCCAGGGCGGTCTGGGGCTCCCGGATCGTGACTATTATCTGGACCCGTCCGAGAAGATGGCTGCGATCAGGACGGCCTATGTCAGGTACCTGGAGAAAATGCTGACGCTGGCCGGGCAGACCCACGCGAGGGGCAGGGCAGAGGCTCTGCTGGGATTGGAAACCGAGATCGCCAGAACCCATTGGTCGCGCGTCGACAGCCGGGACGTCGAGAAAATCTACAATAAGATGACCCTGGTCGAACTGATAAAGACCGCACCGGGTTTCAACTTTCGCGCCTTCTTCGCGGCGAACAAGATCGACGCCACGGCCCTCATCGTTGCCCAGCCTAGCGTAATTGTTGGCGAGGCAGCGGTGATCGGCAATGCGCAGCTCGATGTCCTCAAGGATGCACTGTTGGTGCGCAGCCTTCACGCCCTTGCTGATGTTCTGCCCGACCGAATCGGCGCGGAGGATTTCGCATTTTACGGGACGGTGCTGACCGGTGCTCCGACCCGGCCAGAGCGCTGGAAACGGGGCTTCGATTTTATGAAGGGTGCGCTTGGCGAGGAGGTTGGCAAGACCTATGTCGCCCAATATTTCCCGCCGCAGACCAAGTCCGCGATGGACCAGTTGGTGAAGAATGTGATCGCCGCCATGGGCCGGCGCATTGATCGTCTGAAGTGGATGAGCGAGCCGGCCAAGCTCCGGGCGCAAGCAAAGCTCACCGCGTTCACCGCGAAAATCGGCTACCCTGACAGATGGCGCGATTATACCGGCCTATTGATCAAGCCCGACGATCTGTTCGGCAATGCAGTCCGGGCCAATCAGTTCGCATTCGACTATAATGTCGGAAAGCTCGGCAAGCCGATCTATCGGTGGGAATGGGGCATGACCCCCATGGAGATCAACGCCTATGCCAGCTTCAGCAAGGTCGAGATCGTGTTCCCCGCGGCGATACTGCAACCGCCTTTTTTCGATCCCCATGCCGACCCGGCGATCAACTATGGCGGCATTGGCGCGGTCATCGGTCATGAGCTCAGTCACCATTTCGATGATCAGGGCGCCAAATATGACGAATCCGGCAAGCTAGCCCAATGGTGGACCGAAGCGGACGTCGCGGCTTTCAGGAAATTGAGCCAGCAGTTGGTCCGGCAGTACGATGACTATGAGCCTTTCCCAGGCAGCCATGTCAAAGGCGCCCTCACTCTTGGCGAGAATATCGGCGATCTCGCTGGCTTGGCCGTCGCGCTCGACGCCTATCACACCTCGCTTGGCGGAAAGCCGGCCCCGGTCATCAATGGCACGACGGGCGATCAGCGTTTTTTCCTGGGCTGGGCGCAGGTCTGGCGGATGAAATATCGGGAAGCGATTGCTCGTCAGCGGCTCGTCACGGACCCGCATTCTCCCGCGCAATATCGCGCCGCCACGGTGCGCAACTTCGATGCATGGTACGCAGCGTTTCAGGCGAAGCCGACGGACAGGCTGTACCTGCCGCCGGAAGACCGCGTCAGGATTTGGTGA
- a CDS encoding Fic family protein, producing the protein MARPIPEADLNEILAIVARRGGGASVAQIAQALATPGARRTLQYRLRTLVDTGRLRLSGEGRTARYHVVEHSSVTEPVITDIVPLSPEGEALLAYVRQPVAARKPVGYARAFLDGYRPNETFYLTEEQRAHLASLGKPRVEAAPAGTYAKQILSRLLIDLAWNSSRLEGNTYSLLDTRRLLDFGEAAAGHGQREAQMILNHKDAIEFLVAAADDIGFNRYTILNLHALLANNLLTDPVAVGRLRHIVVGIDGSTFHPLEVPGMIEECFDQLLATAEAINDPFEQSFFFMVQLPYLQPFDDVNKRVSRLAANIPMIRANLAPLSFTDVPGDLYITATLGVYERTDIALLRDVYLWAYERSAARYAAVRQSLGDPDPFRLRYRDTLRQIIRNIIREASGRPAARTHLTSFVSNQIPTEDQEQFVEVAETELLGLHEGNFARYQVRPSEFARWQAAWAQN; encoded by the coding sequence ATGGCGCGGCCGATACCCGAGGCGGATCTCAATGAAATTCTGGCGATTGTCGCGCGCCGTGGCGGCGGAGCTTCGGTTGCACAGATCGCACAAGCGCTTGCCACGCCCGGCGCCCGCCGCACCCTTCAATATCGCCTTCGGACATTAGTCGATACCGGCCGATTGCGCTTGAGCGGCGAAGGGCGCACGGCTCGCTATCATGTTGTGGAACACAGCAGCGTCACCGAACCAGTCATCACCGACATTGTTCCGCTATCGCCAGAAGGAGAGGCGCTCCTGGCCTATGTGCGCCAGCCCGTGGCCGCAAGAAAACCGGTTGGATATGCTCGTGCCTTCCTTGACGGTTACCGCCCGAACGAAACATTCTATCTGACGGAAGAGCAGCGTGCGCATTTGGCAAGTCTCGGAAAGCCGCGCGTCGAGGCGGCTCCGGCAGGTACTTATGCCAAGCAGATCCTCAGCAGGCTGCTGATTGACCTCGCGTGGAATTCGAGCCGGCTCGAAGGAAACACCTATTCACTGCTGGACACACGGCGACTGCTCGATTTTGGCGAGGCTGCTGCTGGCCACGGCCAACGCGAAGCCCAGATGATCCTCAATCACAAGGACGCCATTGAATTCCTGGTCGCGGCGGCCGACGATATCGGGTTCAATCGCTACACCATTCTCAACCTGCATGCGCTCCTTGCGAACAACCTGTTGACCGATCCCGTTGCAGTCGGGCGATTGCGGCATATCGTTGTTGGCATTGATGGCTCGACCTTTCATCCGCTCGAAGTGCCCGGGATGATCGAAGAATGCTTTGATCAGCTCCTGGCCACGGCTGAAGCGATCAACGACCCGTTCGAACAATCGTTCTTCTTCATGGTGCAGCTGCCATATCTTCAGCCTTTTGATGACGTGAACAAGCGTGTTTCGCGTCTGGCCGCGAATATCCCGATGATCAGGGCTAACCTTGCTCCACTATCATTCACCGATGTGCCGGGTGATCTATACATCACGGCAACGCTGGGCGTTTATGAACGCACCGATATTGCGCTGTTACGCGATGTCTATCTCTGGGCCTATGAACGCTCGGCCGCACGTTATGCAGCGGTTCGTCAGTCCCTTGGCGACCCTGACCCATTCCGATTACGCTACCGCGACACTTTGCGCCAGATCATCCGGAATATCATTCGTGAGGCGAGCGGCAGACCGGCGGCGCGCACGCATCTCACGTCCTTCGTGAGCAATCAGATACCGACCGAAGACCAGGAACAGTTTGTCGAGGTGGCGGAAACGGAGTTGTTGGGCCTGCATGAAGGCAATTTTGCCCGTTATCAGGTGCGCCCGTCTGAATTCGCACGGTGGCAAGCAGCCTGGGCGCAAAATTGA